Within Sandaracinaceae bacterium, the genomic segment CGTCTCGGTGAAGCCGCGCACGCTCATGTCCAGGATGCCCTCGGTGCAGGTGCCCTCCACGTAGCGCCAATCGCTCTCCGCGAGGCGCTCCGGGTCTGCCGCCACGGTCCCGCGCAGCCGCCCACGCTCGGCCTCGGGCGTGTCGGCGCCGGGTGTGGAAGGTGGCGCGCCGACGGCTGGACCACATGCCCCCGCGAAGACACCGACCACCAGCCATGCGAGCGGGGCAGCCCCCTGCCCTCCGCGCCCCAGCGTCAAAAGAACACCCCTTCGCGCTGCTCGAGGCCGCGCTGGAGCATGCTCTCGATGGCGGTGCGCACGGTCCACACCTTCTCCTCGATGACGGCGTCGTCGTCGTCTGGGTCGCCCTCGAAGTGCAGCGGCTCGCCGAAGTAGAGCCGGTACTTGGTGGGCAGCGGCGCCAGCATGCCCACGAAGAGCTGTGGGATGATGGGGAACGCGGGCATCCCCAGCAGCTTGGCCAGCGGCTTGAAGTCTCCGACCGACACGTACTGCTCCTCGGCGCCCACCACGGCCACGGGCACGATGGGCGTCCCCGTCTCGAGCGCGAGGCGCATGAAACCAAGGCCGAACGGGGTCATTTGGTAGCGCTTATCGAAGGTCTTACTGATGCCGCGTGCACCCTCTGGGAAGACCACCAAGCTCTCCTCGTTCTCGAGCAAACGGCGCGCGTTGCTGGGGCTGCCCACCACCTGGCCGATGCGCGGGAACAGCACGGACACGAAGGGCAGCTCGGCGGTCCACTTCTCCACCATGCTGCGCGGAAAGCGAGGCGGGTCCGCGTCCATCATGAGCGCCGTCGCGATCATGGCGCCGTCGAGCGGCACCTGCCCGGAGTGGTTCGCGATGACCAGCAGGCGACCGTCCGCCGGCACGTGCTCGATGCCGTGCACCTCGGTGCGGAAGTAGTAACGGTGCAGCAGCGCGGCCCCCGCCAGCACATAGCGCGTGGTCTCCGGGTCGAAGCCGAAGGGGTCGTGCCCAGTTTCGTTGTGGTGTGTGCGGATGCGCGCGATCTTGGCGTCGATGTCTTCGCCGAGGACGTCCTCCACGAAGCGCACCACACGGTCTCCGACCGCGCGCGAGAACGCGGGGTTCACGGCATCGCGCTCGTCGTCGAAGGCGCCCCGTGTGCTGTCGTTCTTCGCCATGCGCTGATGGTGAAGACCTCACCCACCCACGTCAACGCGGGCGAGTGTGCGGTCGATGGCCGTGGGCGAATCCGTGATGCCGGAAAATTGACCACGGCGACCCGAGTGTGGTTTCGACTTTGAGATGCGACGAATCACCCTCCTAGGCCTCGCGCTCAGCCTCTTCATGGGGGGCGCGTCTCCTTGGTGGCAGGCCTCGGTGGGCGCGCAGGCGCCCGCTGCCACGCGCGATGCCACGCGCTCGGCCGTGCGCGAGATGGATGGCGAGGGGGCGGACCAAGAGGCCCTGCACGACCACGACGCGGAAGACGATCTGGATGACGACGCGGAGCCGAGCGCAGGCCGTGCGCGTTCAGGAGCGCGACGACGCTTCGACTACTCGCGCTACTCGGACGGGCCACGGCGCGTGCCCACGGCCCGCGGGACCACCCTGGCGCGGCAGCAACAGCTGGGCCTCGGCACGCGCGCCGCGGCGAGCCGCGTGCTGCAAGGGCGCCCGGAGCCGCGCTGGGTGGCTGCCGCGGGCGGAGAGGTAGGGGATCACCTGCTGTGGCCCGTGCAGACCGGGCGCTTCGGGCGCGGCTTCGGCTATGTGCGCCAGACCCGACCGGACAAGCGCCACGACGGCATCGACATCGTGGCCGCCGAGGGCAGCACCGTGCGCGCCGTGGCCGACGGCCTGGTGGTGTACGCCGACAACGAGGTGCGTGGCTTCGGCAACGTGCTGATGGTGGTGCACCCGAACGGCTGGGTGTCTTTGTACGCGCACCTCTACCGCATCACCGTGCCAGCGGGCTACCGCGTGAGCGCCGGCGAGCGGGTGGGCTTCGTGGGCAACACGGGTATCTCGCACGCCCCCCACCTGCACTTCGAGCTGCGCGTGGACGGCCGTCCGGCCAACCCGCTGACCCTGTTCGAAGGGCGCCCGTGGATCGACGCGTACCGCACCTGGCAGCGCCAGCTGGCCGACGGCACCTACCGCGCGCCGCGCGAGCACCAGACCCTGCCGGGTTCGTCGCGCGACCCCTCCGGGCCGGACGCCGGCGACCGACACGACAACGACGAGGCGACGCCTGCCGTGGTGGAGGCCCCCGCCGCCCCCGAGCGCTCGGCCGCAACGGAACCCGCGCAGGTGGCAGCCCGCCTGCTGGAAGCCCCCGTGCCCCGAGAGCTGCGTGAGATGGCCACGGGGCGCACGTTCCGCAACGCGCTGTGGCCGCTGCGTGGTGGCGACGTGCGGCGTGGCTTTCGCGCGGCCGCTCGCGGCGTGGAGCTGAGCGCGGCGCGTGGCACCGCCGTGCGTGCGGCGAGCGACGGCCTGGTGGCCTACGCAGGCCCGCTGCGCGGCCTCGGCGACGTGGTCGTGCTGGTGCACAGCAACGGCTGGGTGTCGCTCTACGCCCGCCTCGGATCCACCACCGTGGAGATTGGCCAGCCCATCCGGCGCGGCGAGTGGCTGGGCGAGCTGGGTCGCAGCCCCCTGCACTACCGCCTGGTCATCGACGGTGAGCCCGTGGACCCGGCGCCGCACCTCGCGCAGCTGCCCGAGGGCGTCCGCTTGTGAGCACCAGGGGTCAGCGCGGGAGCACCCCACCCTGCGCCAAGATCTTCGTGACCACGGGCACGTCGGCGGGCGGCAGCGCGTAGCGCTCGAGCTCGGTCGGGAGGACCCACGCGTGGTCCGCCACCTCGATGTGCTGCACCTCGCCCCGCAGCCAGCGGCACGCATAGAAGAGTAGCAGCACGTCACGCTCGGGATACGCGTGCGATGTGACCTCGAAGATGGAGACGGGCTCCACCTCGATGGCGCACTCTTCGCGGCACTCGCGCACGACCGTGTCCATGGGGGCCTCGCCCGGCTCGAGCTTGCCGCCCGGGAACTCCCACATGCCCGGCAGGTGCGCCTTGGGCATGCGCTGCGTGAGCAGGATGCGCCCGTCCCGCTCGATGACCGCGGCGGCCACGACGACGCGGCTCATGGTACCGGTGTCACGGTGGGACCGCCGCCCCCGCCACCGCCACCGCCTCCCGAGCCGGCCTGGCGCAGCTGCGCCTCGAGGCGGGTGATGGTGTTCTGTGCGTCCACCAGCTCGGCGCGCGTGGCATTGAGCTGGCCCTCGAGCGCCACGGCGCGCGCCTCCGACTGCGATGCGCTGCGCAGGAGCGTCACGTACTGGGACTCGAGGGACGCGAGCTGGCCTTCGAGGGACGCGAGCTGCCCCTCGAGCTGGGTCACGCGCGCCTCCGCCGTGCGCTGCGCGTTGCGAGCGGCCGATGCCTGCTGGGTGGCGCTGTCGCGCGCGCTGCTGGCCACGGCGGCCTCGCTCTCGGCGCGGCGTCGTGCGGCGTCGGCGGCGTCACGCTCACGTCGCGCGGCATCGGCAGCGCGAGTGGCGGCGTTGGCTTGCTGCACGGAGAGCGCCTGGGCCGCCTGGGCACGCTCGGCGGCCGCTTCGGCCTCTGCACGCAGGCGGCGGGCGTTGGCGGCCGCGCTGGCCGACTGGTTGCCACGCCGCTGCGCCGCCTCGGCCGCCTCGAGGGCGGCCGCCGCTTCGTCCGCCGCTGCCGCAGCGCGCCGCTTGGCCTCGGCCGCCTCTTCGTCCAAGGCCAAGACGCGCGACTCGCTCTCCACCACGCTCTCTTCGAGGTCGGTGATGCGCTCGCCCGCTTGGGCCACCTGCCCCGTGAGCTCCACCGACTCGGTCTCGAAGCGACGGGCCTTCGTGAGCTGGAAGATGCCCCACGTGGCCACGCTGCCCACCACCACGAACGCGACCGCCAGCCACGCCGCGCGCTTTCGCTGACGCTCGGGCAGCAACAGCACGTCCAGCTCCTTGCGGAACTCGTCGGCGGTGGGGCGCTGCTCGGGGTCCGCGTTCAGCCAGCGCGCGAAGTGCTTGCGCAGGTAGCGCAGCGAGCGGTTCTTGAACGGCGGGATCGGCTCTTCGGCGCGCCGGCGCAGGAACGCCGTGACCTCCGCATCCGACTCGGGCAGCTCGGGCATGGTGCCCGGCTCGAGCACCTCGCGCAGCGTGAGCGCCAGCGCGAAGACGTCTGCCTTCCCATCTGCGGCCGGGTTGGGCATGGGCCACGAGCCGGCCACCTCGGGCGCAAAGTACGCCAGGCTGCCCGCCGCCATGAGCTCGCCGGAGCGAACGGCCACGCCCAGGTCCAGCAGCTGCGGCTGGAGCTCGTCGTAGCCCGTGACCTTCGACAGGAACACGTTGGCGGGCTTGAGGTCCTGGTGGCGGATGCCCACCGCGTGCAGCGCCGAGAGCCCGGCGGCCAGCTTCTCGAACACCGGCTTCGCCTCCTGGCGCGTGAGCAGCACCTCCTCGAGCGTCTCGCCCTCGAGCCAGGGCATGGCGAACCACAGCCGCCCCTCGTGCCAGCCGTAGTCCAGGAAGTGGAGCACGGACGGGTGGTGCACGGCTGACAGCAGCTCCAGCTCGCGCATCGCGGCGGCGCGCTGGTCTTCGGTGCGCGCCGGGTGGCGCATGATCTTGATGGCCACGCGGTGACCGCGGACGTTGCGGTCTTGCGCGCGGTAGACCTCGCCCTGCGCCCCAGCGCCGACGGGCGTCTCGATCAGGAAGCGCGCACCGAGGGGAGTGTCTCGCGCGAGTGAGTAGTCGTCGCTCATGGTGTCTCGAAGATGGCGATGATGTACTCGCCGGCGCGCTCTTGTCCGCCCGCCTCGACGAACGTGTCGACGGAGAGGAAGTGGGTGCCGGGGGAGAGCGTCACGCTGAGGTCTTGGTGATCACGGTCGACACAGTCGTCGCCGCTGGTCCCGCTGAGCAGGTGAACGTCCACGTCCACCGTCCCGCGGTCGAAGAGGAGCACCCGCAGCGAGGTGGTCGTGCTGAGGTCCAGTCGGTAGAACAGCTCGGGGCCGGACTCGTTCTGCGCGGCGGCGCAGCCCGGATACGCGTCGACGCCGTCGTTCACTGCGAAGAGCGTGTTGGCCACGTGCGAAAACGGCAGCGAAGCCACACGGAACGGACTACTGGGTGACCCGTCGCCCAGCAGCGGCGCCCCCTCGGCATCCGGCGCGGCCCCGCCAGCCACGGCCAGCCGGGCCCGGTGCAGGGTCTGCAGCGTGAGCAGGTTGCGCACGTTGTACCCGTGCTGGAGGCCGGCGCTGGTCAGGAAGCACGCGCCGCTCGGGAATGCGCTGGGGTGGAGGTCGTCCGCGCCGAGCCCGTGTTCGGGCAGTGGCAACAGCTCGCGGTGCAGGTCGATGAAGGGCACCTGGCGCGCTTGGGCCACGGCGCGCACCGCCATGTTGAACTCGGGCACGAGCAGGTCGCTGGTGGGGTTGTCGTCGCGCGGCATGATGGTGGACCAGAACGGCACGATGCCCTCGTCCAGGAGCTGATCCGTGAGGTCCAGCAGGCTGTTGGCGTAGCTGAACACGTTGGTCTGCTCGATGTCGTTGGTGCCGTACATGGCCACCGCGTAGCGCGGGTTTGCCAGGCCCACCTCGGTGGCGAGGGGCGAAGGGTCACCCGCGATGGCCCACGCCGCGCCCCGTCCCACCTCGGTGGCCGCGCTGGTCCGGTTGAAGGGGGTGCTGCCCTCGATGTCCCCCGCGCGAAAGTAGTCGAGCGTGGCCATGAGCTCCGCGCGCCCGTCCAGGTCCACGTTGCTGCCTGCGAAGCAATGCAGGAACTGACTGCTGAACGTGGCCGAAGCACCCACCTTGATGAACACGTCGGCGTTGGTGGTGCCCCGCGCGACGACCTCGCGCAGGTGGGCCGCCACGTGCGGGGTGATGGGCGAGAGCGTGCGGCCACTGGGGTACTGCGCGGGAGACGTGGGCTCGCCCAGGTCTACCCCCTGGTCGAGGTCACCGGAGTCGCTGAAACCACCGTCGTCGGGCATCCCCAGGTCGTAGCGGAACGTGGGGTCACGCTCTTCGGCGCAGCCCGCCGCCGAGGTGGCGAGGAGAGCGGCGATGAACGCAGTGAGGCGCGCGGACGATGCGTTCACCGGGCGAGTGTAGCGGCAGCGGCTGGCGCGCGGCAACGACCACGGGCGCGGGCGGGAAGTGTGCTCACGGCGCGGCCACGGGCCCGGCGGTGCTGCCGGAGTCCACGCTGCCGGTCACGGCATGGCTCAGCCGAACCCGCGCGAGGAGCACACCCACCTCGGCGTTGAGCAGCTCCACGTGGGCCTGCATGCGGTCGAGGCGCGCGTCGATCAAATCGCTCTGCACCACGGTGCCGGCCTCCAGCTGCCCCCAGCGCAAGCGGTAGGCTTCGTCGGCGGCGCGCACCAGGGCCCGCACGGCGCTGAGCCCCCGCTCCGCGGCGATGAGCTCGTGATGGGCCGACGCCACCTCGAGGCGCACACCGTCGCGCACGCGCTGCACGTCGGCTTCGAGCCGCGCCAGGTCGGCCTGGGCAGTGGCCGTCTGCTGCCGCGCGTCCAGCGTCTGCTGCAGCGACCAGCTCAGCACCACGCTCACGTCCCACGCAGGGGTGAACTCGGCGCGCTGCGGGAACACCCGCGGGTTGGGGTTCGCGTAGATGAAGTTGGCCTGCGCCGCGAGGCGTGGGTACTGCGCCCCGCGGGCCCCACGCAGCTGATGCTCGCGGGCGTCACGGATGGACGCGAGCGCCAGGATCTCCGGCCGCTCGCGCTCCGCCTGCTCTTGGAGCTGCTCGAGCGTGCCCGGGGGCGTGGGTGGCCCCTCGATGCTGAGCACACGCAGCTGCAGGGCGCCCTGGTGGTGCGTGAGCATGCGCAACGCCTCGAGGGTGAGCGCCACGCCCATCTCGGCCTGCGCGATGGCGACCTCGGCCGCGGCGACGCCTGCCTCCACGCGCAGCAGCTCGACCTGAGCCGCGGCCCCCTCACGCACCAGGTTGGCCACCCGCTCGCGGTGGGCCTCCGCCCGGGCCCGCGCGTCCAGGGCGACGCCCAGCGCCGCCGCTGCGCGAAGGTGCTCGTAGAACGCCTCTCGCGCCTGGAGCGCCACGCTGCGCTGCTCCACCGCGGCCTGCACTTGCTGCGCATCGAGCGCAGCATCGGCGGCGCGCACGCTCGGCAAGATGGTGAGGAACAGGTCCGTCAGCGGGTAGGAGATGCTAGCCGTGAGCGCGTACTGGTTGCGCAGGATGGGGAACGAGCTGTTGGTGAGGCCGTCGATCAAGCCGCGAAAGACCAAGCGCGCGTTCACGTCCTGCACGGAGTTGATGGCGAGGTTCAGCGCATCGGTGTCCACGTCCTCCGCGATGGAGCCGTTGTCGATCTGGGAGATGCGCGTGTAGCGCGCGCCCAGCTGGACCTCGGGGACGAAGCCCAGCAGCGCTCGCCGGGCGCCTGCCCGCGCCGCGTCCACGGAGGCTCGCGAAGCGGACAGTGACGGCGAGCTGGCGATGGCCGCCGCGACCACGTCGGCCTCCGTGAGACCCGTGGTGCGCTCGACGCGCAGCGCCTCGAGCTCCGAGGCGGGCCCGTCCCCCGCCGCCTCGGCCTCGACTGCAGCGCGGGCCACGTCCGTGGGCGCTTGAGCCAACACGCCGGGCGCACCGCCCAGCGGCCCGGCCAAGAGCGCGAGCGCGAGCCCCAGTGGCCCCGAATAGTGCCTGCAGCGAACGCGGTTGGACAACGAGCCGAACATCGTGACCTCCAAAAAACGACCGCCCGCGCGAGTTGACACGGCAACGGAAGCGCCTATTACCTGCTCCCTATGCCTCGCCAGTTCAAGGTCGCAGTCGTCGGCGCCACCGGTGCCGTCGGTCAAGAGATGTTGCGCGTGCTCGAAGAGCGGAATTTTCCCGTGAGCGAGCTCGTCCCGGTCGCCTCCGAGCGAAGTGCCGGTAAGACGGTCACGTTTCGCGGCACTGAGCACAAGGTCGTCGCGATCTCTCCGGAGGTCTTCGAGGGCGTGGACCTCGCGCTGTTCTCGGCCGGCGGCGGCACCTCGCTCGAGTGGTCGCCCATCGCGGCCAGCAAGGGCGCGCTCGTGGTGGACAACAGCTCGGCCTGGCGCCGTGACCCGGACGTGCCGCTCGTGGTCCCCGAGGTGAACCTCGACCACGCCGCGCGCCGCCCCAAGGGCATCATCGCCAACCCCAACTGCAGCACCATCCAGATGGTGGTCGCCCTCAAGCCCATCCACGACGCCGCGCGCTTGAAGCGCATCGTGGTGGCCACCTACCAGGCCATCAGCGGCGCCGGTGCCCAGGCCGTGGACGCCTTCCGCACGCAGGCGCGCGAGTACGGCGAGGGCAAGCCCGTCACCCCTGGCAAGGTGGGCGACGTGCTGGCCGGCTCGCTCCTCATGCGCTGGACGCCCGACGTGGCCAGCGGCTACCAGGAGGAGGAGCTGAAGATGGTCGTGGAGACCCAGAAGATCTTCGGCGACGACACCATTCGCGTGTCGCCCACGGCCGTGCGTGTCCCGGTGGAGTCGGGCCACAGCGAGGCCATCACCATCGAGACGCACGAGCCCATGGACGCCAAGCGCGCCCGTGCGCTGCTCGAGAAGGCGCCCGGCGTGGTGGTCATCGACGACTTCGCCAACGGGCTGTACCCGAAGCCGAAGGACGCGGTGGGTCAAGACCCGGTCTACGTGGGCCGCATCCGCGACGACGTGGGCAACCCCGGCGGCATCCAGATGTGGGTCGTGGCGGACAACCTCCGCAAGGGCGCCGCGCTGAACGCCGTGCAAATCGCCGAGGGCGTGCTGATCGGACCCGAAGCGTTCCTTCGATGACGAATTGTCACGGGCCGGGGCTCGCCCAGGCCGTCCTTGCCAGAATGTCCGGCACGCCCGCTCGGCCCGTGACAAGCTTCGAGAATCACCTTGCAGCAAGGCTCGCCACGCTGGCGCGGCCCTTGCTAGAGACACGGGAACTTATGCGGATCCCACGCGCTTTGGCGCTCTTCATGCTGGCCTTCTTGGCCCTCCCTTCGGCTGCCTCGGCCCAGACCCCCCCAACGCAGGGAAGCATCACGGCCAACCTCATCTCGGCCACCAGGGGTGGCATGGCCATTCCCAACCTGATGAACGACACCCTGGACGAGCGGGGCTTCAACGCGGTGGAGTGCGCGGCGTCGGAGACCGTCTCGCTGGAGATTGGGCTGGGCAACCTGCCTGCGGGGAGGACCTTCGTCGACGCGTGGCTCGGCGAGCAGGGACAGGATTGCGCCACCGAGGCGTCCCGCGTGAACGGCACGGAGCGGGTCTGCGTTCACCTGGGCGACGATCTCGAGATCGTGGCCAACCAGGTCACGATCAACCTCGACGCGATGATGGATCCGGACGACCCCGCCTGCGACGGCACGGCGGCCCAGGGCGAGACGTTCCGTCTCTACCTGTTCGCCACGGGCGCCACGGAGACCACGGGGCCGGTGACGCTGGCCGAGTACGTCTACGTGACGTTCAAGGTGGACGCCAACGCCCCCGCCGCGCCTACCCCGGCCAGTGGCACACGGACGGGCGATGAGACCATCCCCGTCAGCTGGAGCAGCCCCACCGACCAAGGGACGCTGAGCTTCAACGTCTACGTGGACACGAGCGTCGCGACCTGCACGGGCGTGGGGCAGTGGGAGGCCGGCGACCCCGCCCCCACGGACGTCGAACCGGACGGCGAGTCTTCTGGCTCGAGCGCCGGCGTGGACACCGATGGCGTGGGCCTGGCCGTCGGGCAGTCGGCCCTGGTCTACGTCACGTCGGTCGACCTGGCCGAGAACGAGAGCGTGCTCTCGAGCGCGGTGTGCATCACCCGCATGGAGACGGGCGGATTCTGCGATGCGCTAGAGGCCGGTGGCGAGGAGTGCACCAACACCTGCGCCGCCACGCTCCCCCGCACGCGCACCGCAGCGGGCGCGCTGTGGCTCGGCCTCGCGCTCTTGGCTCTGGTGGTCCGACGGAGGACGCGTTGATGAACACCCCCATGCGCGTCGCAGCCCTGCTGATGACGCTCGGCCTGGTGACCACGGCCCAAACCGCCCAGGCCCAGTACTCCGACGAGTTTCGCCCGCGCGGCGAGTCGCCCGAGCGTTTCGACTGGCAGCTGCACATCGGCCCGTACACGCCCTATGTGGGCAGCGACGCGTTCAGCCAGATCTTCGGCGGCGATGGCGGCCCCATGGTGGCCATGGAGCTGGATGGGCACATCGTGCGCATCCCTTACGTGGGCGTCCTCGGCGTCGGCGTGCGCGGCGGCTGGGCGCGCTACCGCGCTCGTGCCTGCGGAATGACAGACGACGGCGCCCTGGACTGCGACAACCGCTCCGACGAGCGTGAGAAGTTCACCCTCCTACCCCTGTCCATCATGGCCATCCTCAAGGTGGACGTGCTGGCGCGTGAGTTCGACTTCCCGCTGGTCATCACCGGCAAGCTCGGCCTGGACACCATCTTCTGGCGCTCACGCCGTGGCGGTGACAGCCAAGGCAGCGGGCGCAGCCTGGGCCTGCGCTGGGGCGTCATGTTCGCCCTCGAGCTGGACTTCATCGAGCCGCGCGCCGCGCGCCGCCTGGACGAGGACTGGGGCATCAACCACAGCTACCTCTTCATGGAGCTCTACGGCTCGCTAATGGGCTCGAGCATCCCCATGCGTGACGCGTTCACCTGGAGCGCCGGCCTCGGGCTCACGTTCTAGTGCCTCATGACCACTGACTCGGTGCCGCCGCGCGAGGCCCCCCTTCCCCACGGCGTTCGGCTGCACGTGCGCTACGACGGCACCGACTTCCACGGCTGGCAGTACCAAGATGGGCTACGCACCGTGCAGGGCGAGCTCGAGAAGGCCATCGCGAAGATGGCCGGGCCCGAGACCAGCCGCGTGCGCGGGGCCAGCCGCACGGACTCCGGGGTGCACGCCGCCGGGCAGGTGGCCGCCTTCGACTGCGTGCGGCTCATTGCGCCACACGGCTGGCAGATGGGGCTGAACGGTTACCTGCCGAGCGACGTGGCCGTGGCCCTCGCAGAGCCCTGCGCGCCCGACTACCAGCCGCGCTTCGACGCGTTCGAGAAGACGTACCGCTACCGCGTGTACTGTGGCCGCACGCGTGACCCGCTGCGCTGTCGGCACGCCTGGTACGTGGGCCCTGGGCTCGCGCGCAAGGACATGCGTGAGCGCACGGACGACGCGGGCAGCTACCTGGACCTCGGCGCCATGGACGCCGCCGCCCAGCACCTCGAGGGCGAGCACGACTTCCGGGCGTTCCGCTCGGCCGACGACGAGCGCGTGTCCACCATTCGGCGCCTCGAGAGCGTGAAGGTGCTGCGCGGCCCCGAGCCCGGCGACATCACGGTGGAAGTGCGCGGCAACGCCTTCATGAAGAACATGGTGCGCATCCTGGCGGGCACGCTGGTGGAGATTGGGCGCACGCGCATGAGCCCCGACATCATCCCCAGCCTGCTGGGCCCGGAAGCCCGGCGCGAGGACGGCGGGCCCACGGCACCCGCGCATGGCCTCACGCTCATGGGGATGCGCCTCGGCCGCGCCAGCCTGCCGCGCTGACCAGAACGTGGGTGGACGCCGAAGCACGAGTGCTTAGGCTGTAGGAGATGCGTTCGCTGCTCCTGCTCGTCACCGCGCTCCTGCTGGCCCTCACGTGGCAGCAGCCCCTCGCGCTGGCGCAGGAGCACAGCCACGCCGAGGCGCCTTCGGACGCCATCTTCGCCGGGGTGAGCGACCTCTCCACGCTGCCCCCCAACCCTCCGGACTACATGAGCGAGTCGGTGGGCAACGTGACCTGGGACTTCCCCCGTCAAGCCGAGTCGGATGCCCGTGAGCTCATCGCCGCGTGGCGCCCGGCCTGGGATGGCATCGAGGCAGACCTCGGCGAGGCGCTGGACAGCACCATGCGCATCCGGATTGCCCGCAACGCCACGGAGATGCGCGCGCTAGCGCCGGTGGGCTCACCGCCACCCGAGTACGCCGCGGGCGTGGCCTATCCTTCGCTGGGGCTGGTGCTGCTCACGTTCACCGCGCCGCAGGGCGTGGAACCGCCGGACATCCAGAAGGTGATGGTGCACGAGCTGTCGCACGTGGCGCTCCACCGGGCCGTGCGGGGCAACCCGGTGCCGCGCTGGTTCACGGAGGGGCTGGCCATTCATCAAGCGGGAGAGCTCTCTTTCGAGCGCGCCAAGGTGCTGATGCGGGCCACCTACAGCAGCGAGCGCATCCCCCTGCGCGAGCTGTCCGAGCGCTTCCCCAGCCGCGCCTATGATGTGGACCTGGCCTATGCACAGAGCGCCGACATCGTGCGCTTCCTGCTGGCCGACCCGCGCGGCGCGGCCAA encodes:
- a CDS encoding acyltransferase family protein: MAKNDSTRGAFDDERDAVNPAFSRAVGDRVVRFVEDVLGEDIDAKIARIRTHHNETGHDPFGFDPETTRYVLAGAALLHRYYFRTEVHGIEHVPADGRLLVIANHSGQVPLDGAMIATALMMDADPPRFPRSMVEKWTAELPFVSVLFPRIGQVVGSPSNARRLLENEESLVVFPEGARGISKTFDKRYQMTPFGLGFMRLALETGTPIVPVAVVGAEEQYVSVGDFKPLAKLLGMPAFPIIPQLFVGMLAPLPTKYRLYFGEPLHFEGDPDDDDAVIEEKVWTVRTAIESMLQRGLEQREGVFF
- a CDS encoding M23 family metallopeptidase; translated protein: MRRITLLGLALSLFMGGASPWWQASVGAQAPAATRDATRSAVREMDGEGADQEALHDHDAEDDLDDDAEPSAGRARSGARRRFDYSRYSDGPRRVPTARGTTLARQQQLGLGTRAAASRVLQGRPEPRWVAAAGGEVGDHLLWPVQTGRFGRGFGYVRQTRPDKRHDGIDIVAAEGSTVRAVADGLVVYADNEVRGFGNVLMVVHPNGWVSLYAHLYRITVPAGYRVSAGERVGFVGNTGISHAPHLHFELRVDGRPANPLTLFEGRPWIDAYRTWQRQLADGTYRAPREHQTLPGSSRDPSGPDAGDRHDNDEATPAVVEAPAAPERSAATEPAQVAARLLEAPVPRELREMATGRTFRNALWPLRGGDVRRGFRAAARGVELSAARGTAVRAASDGLVAYAGPLRGLGDVVVLVHSNGWVSLYARLGSTTVEIGQPIRRGEWLGELGRSPLHYRLVIDGEPVDPAPHLAQLPEGVRL
- the mutT gene encoding 8-oxo-dGTP diphosphatase MutT; translation: MSRVVVAAAVIERDGRILLTQRMPKAHLPGMWEFPGGKLEPGEAPMDTVVRECREECAIEVEPVSIFEVTSHAYPERDVLLLFYACRWLRGEVQHIEVADHAWVLPTELERYALPPADVPVVTKILAQGGVLPR
- a CDS encoding protein kinase, producing MSDDYSLARDTPLGARFLIETPVGAGAQGEVYRAQDRNVRGHRVAIKIMRHPARTEDQRAAAMRELELLSAVHHPSVLHFLDYGWHEGRLWFAMPWLEGETLEEVLLTRQEAKPVFEKLAAGLSALHAVGIRHQDLKPANVFLSKVTGYDELQPQLLDLGVAVRSGELMAAGSLAYFAPEVAGSWPMPNPAADGKADVFALALTLREVLEPGTMPELPESDAEVTAFLRRRAEEPIPPFKNRSLRYLRKHFARWLNADPEQRPTADEFRKELDVLLLPERQRKRAAWLAVAFVVVGSVATWGIFQLTKARRFETESVELTGQVAQAGERITDLEESVVESESRVLALDEEAAEAKRRAAAAADEAAAALEAAEAAQRRGNQSASAAANARRLRAEAEAAAERAQAAQALSVQQANAATRAADAARRERDAADAARRRAESEAAVASSARDSATQQASAARNAQRTAEARVTQLEGQLASLEGQLASLESQYVTLLRSASQSEARAVALEGQLNATRAELVDAQNTITRLEAQLRQAGSGGGGGGGGGGPTVTPVP
- a CDS encoding SGNH/GDSL hydrolase family protein; translated protein: MNASSARLTAFIAALLATSAAGCAEERDPTFRYDLGMPDDGGFSDSGDLDQGVDLGEPTSPAQYPSGRTLSPITPHVAAHLREVVARGTTNADVFIKVGASATFSSQFLHCFAGSNVDLDGRAELMATLDYFRAGDIEGSTPFNRTSAATEVGRGAAWAIAGDPSPLATEVGLANPRYAVAMYGTNDIEQTNVFSYANSLLDLTDQLLDEGIVPFWSTIMPRDDNPTSDLLVPEFNMAVRAVAQARQVPFIDLHRELLPLPEHGLGADDLHPSAFPSGACFLTSAGLQHGYNVRNLLTLQTLHRARLAVAGGAAPDAEGAPLLGDGSPSSPFRVASLPFSHVANTLFAVNDGVDAYPGCAAAQNESGPELFYRLDLSTTTSLRVLLFDRGTVDVDVHLLSGTSGDDCVDRDHQDLSVTLSPGTHFLSVDTFVEAGGQERAGEYIIAIFETP
- a CDS encoding TolC family protein; this translates as MSNRVRCRHYSGPLGLALALLAGPLGGAPGVLAQAPTDVARAAVEAEAAGDGPASELEALRVERTTGLTEADVVAAAIASSPSLSASRASVDAARAGARRALLGFVPEVQLGARYTRISQIDNGSIAEDVDTDALNLAINSVQDVNARLVFRGLIDGLTNSSFPILRNQYALTASISYPLTDLFLTILPSVRAADAALDAQQVQAAVEQRSVALQAREAFYEHLRAAAALGVALDARARAEAHRERVANLVREGAAAQVELLRVEAGVAAAEVAIAQAEMGVALTLEALRMLTHHQGALQLRVLSIEGPPTPPGTLEQLQEQAERERPEILALASIRDAREHQLRGARGAQYPRLAAQANFIYANPNPRVFPQRAEFTPAWDVSVVLSWSLQQTLDARQQTATAQADLARLEADVQRVRDGVRLEVASAHHELIAAERGLSAVRALVRAADEAYRLRWGQLEAGTVVQSDLIDARLDRMQAHVELLNAEVGVLLARVRLSHAVTGSVDSGSTAGPVAAP
- a CDS encoding aspartate-semialdehyde dehydrogenase — its product is MPRQFKVAVVGATGAVGQEMLRVLEERNFPVSELVPVASERSAGKTVTFRGTEHKVVAISPEVFEGVDLALFSAGGGTSLEWSPIAASKGALVVDNSSAWRRDPDVPLVVPEVNLDHAARRPKGIIANPNCSTIQMVVALKPIHDAARLKRIVVATYQAISGAGAQAVDAFRTQAREYGEGKPVTPGKVGDVLAGSLLMRWTPDVASGYQEEELKMVVETQKIFGDDTIRVSPTAVRVPVESGHSEAITIETHEPMDAKRARALLEKAPGVVVIDDFANGLYPKPKDAVGQDPVYVGRIRDDVGNPGGIQMWVVADNLRKGAALNAVQIAEGVLIGPEAFLR
- the truA gene encoding tRNA pseudouridine(38-40) synthase TruA encodes the protein MTTDSVPPREAPLPHGVRLHVRYDGTDFHGWQYQDGLRTVQGELEKAIAKMAGPETSRVRGASRTDSGVHAAGQVAAFDCVRLIAPHGWQMGLNGYLPSDVAVALAEPCAPDYQPRFDAFEKTYRYRVYCGRTRDPLRCRHAWYVGPGLARKDMRERTDDAGSYLDLGAMDAAAQHLEGEHDFRAFRSADDERVSTIRRLESVKVLRGPEPGDITVEVRGNAFMKNMVRILAGTLVEIGRTRMSPDIIPSLLGPEARREDGGPTAPAHGLTLMGMRLGRASLPR